One stretch of Rosistilla oblonga DNA includes these proteins:
- a CDS encoding IS4 family transposase, producing the protein MQPTSIAYEFQDIQLGDKRLNDRAEALLASLAANPSASINEACSGWDETKAAYRLFDNPNVDPEAILGAHAEKTLQRIKAQDTVCIAQDTTELDYTAHPPEGVRNLDRLGRRGLYDHSHIAFTPEKLCLGVVGVKFYDRDKESLGTSKKREGQPLHTGEGQRWLDGYRKACEIAGKCPETQIVSLADREGDIYDIFVEADQHETPAQFVIRSQRKRSLPEKDPDGGPAAYKKMRAEIASAQPVAYREVQLPQTPKRTKGSGNKQHPGREARTAKLEIRAKRMTLRAPHNKQSSMPPVEISVVWVREIDGPGDGTEVDWLLLSSLPVDTIAQTLRIVDLYVARWPIEVFFRVFKTGCRVEEIQLEARDRLIRALMFYKVIAWRIMFVTFLGRECPELPCDVVFSEAEWKSVWKVVEKTAPPKQAPELSQFIPVLATLGGYNHRQGDGPPGAEVIWRGTRRMLDFALCWQAFGPDQ; encoded by the coding sequence ATGCAACCGACCAGTATCGCATACGAATTTCAAGATATTCAACTTGGAGACAAACGTCTCAACGATCGAGCCGAAGCGTTGCTCGCCTCGCTGGCGGCCAACCCTTCGGCCAGTATCAACGAAGCTTGCAGTGGCTGGGACGAAACCAAAGCCGCCTACCGTCTATTCGATAACCCCAACGTCGATCCAGAAGCCATTCTCGGGGCTCACGCTGAAAAGACACTCCAACGAATCAAAGCCCAAGACACCGTTTGCATCGCACAAGATACCACCGAACTGGACTACACCGCGCATCCGCCCGAAGGCGTCCGCAATCTCGATCGCTTAGGCCGCCGTGGACTTTACGATCATTCCCACATCGCCTTCACGCCGGAGAAACTTTGTCTCGGGGTGGTCGGTGTTAAGTTCTACGATCGCGACAAAGAATCGCTCGGCACCAGCAAGAAGCGAGAAGGCCAACCCCTACACACCGGCGAAGGGCAACGATGGCTCGATGGTTATCGCAAGGCCTGCGAGATCGCCGGAAAATGTCCTGAAACTCAGATCGTTTCGCTGGCCGATCGCGAAGGAGACATCTACGACATTTTCGTCGAAGCCGATCAGCATGAAACACCGGCTCAGTTCGTCATTCGCTCGCAGCGAAAACGCTCGTTGCCGGAGAAAGACCCCGATGGCGGGCCTGCGGCTTATAAGAAAATGCGTGCCGAAATCGCATCCGCCCAGCCGGTCGCTTACCGCGAAGTCCAGCTTCCCCAAACGCCCAAGCGAACCAAAGGATCAGGAAACAAACAACACCCCGGCCGTGAAGCACGCACTGCGAAGTTAGAAATTCGAGCGAAGCGGATGACTCTTCGTGCGCCACACAACAAGCAGTCTTCGATGCCGCCGGTCGAGATCAGTGTCGTTTGGGTGCGCGAGATCGATGGCCCAGGCGACGGAACCGAAGTCGACTGGCTGTTACTGAGTTCTCTGCCGGTCGACACGATTGCCCAGACGCTGCGGATTGTGGATTTGTATGTGGCTCGTTGGCCAATCGAAGTATTCTTTCGAGTTTTCAAAACTGGCTGCCGGGTCGAAGAGATTCAACTCGAAGCGAGAGACCGACTGATCCGCGCGTTGATGTTTTACAAAGTGATCGCATGGCGGATCATGTTTGTGACCTTCTTAGGCCGCGAGTGTCCAGAGCTTCCCTGTGATGTCGTCTTCAGCGAAGCGGAATGGAAGTCGGTCTGGAAAGTGGTGGAAAAGACGGCTCCCCCAAAGCAAGCTCCTGAGCTGTCACAATTCATCCCGGTCCTTGCGACCCTTGGCGGCTACAATCACCGCCAAGGCGACGGTCCGCCGGGAGCCGAAGTAATCTGGCGAGGCACGCGGCGAATGCTCGACTTCGCCCTCTGCTGGCAAGCCTTCGGACCAGACCAATGA